One stretch of bacterium DNA includes these proteins:
- a CDS encoding DUF1801 domain-containing protein: MTKTAKPPFEDEKIAAIFEGYPPKARRRLLELRALIFRTARETDGVGPLEETLKWSEPAYVTSETKSGTTVRIDWKDASPDSIQLYVHCQTSLIERFREEFDGLLEFEGNRAIRIPIAGTLPREPLGFCIAEALTYHLQKKRKRRR, encoded by the coding sequence ATGACGAAGACGGCGAAACCTCCCTTCGAAGACGAGAAGATCGCGGCGATCTTCGAGGGTTACCCGCCGAAGGCGCGTCGACGCCTCCTCGAACTCCGGGCGCTGATCTTCCGCACCGCGCGCGAAACCGATGGCGTGGGGCCCCTCGAAGAGACGCTCAAGTGGAGCGAGCCCGCCTACGTCACGTCGGAGACGAAGAGCGGAACGACCGTCCGAATCGACTGGAAGGACGCGTCCCCGGACTCGATCCAGCTCTACGTCCATTGCCAGACGTCGCTGATCGAGCGGTTCCGGGAAGAGTTCGACGGACTCCTGGAGTTCGAGGGCAACCGCGCCATCCGGATTCCCATCGCCGGGACGCTCCCTCGTGAGCCGCTCGGCTTCTGCATCGCCGAGGCGCTCACCTATCACCTCCAGAAGAAGCGGAAGCGGCGGCGCTGA
- a CDS encoding pyridoxamine 5'-phosphate oxidase family protein codes for MAAMTEEERTQFLSRPRLGMLSPLREDGSPVTVPVCFDGTADVVRMFTSVTSAKRARIAKDPRATLLAVIGFPCCAGFGFVRLFVSLRPV; via the coding sequence ATGGCCGCGATGACCGAGGAAGAACGTACGCAGTTTCTCTCTCGACCCCGCCTGGGGATGCTCAGTCCGCTTCGCGAGGACGGCTCGCCCGTGACGGTCCCCGTCTGCTTCGACGGGACCGCCGACGTCGTCCGCATGTTCACGAGCGTCACTTCGGCGAAGAGGGCCCGAATCGCGAAGGATCCCCGGGCAACCCTGCTCGCCGTCATCGGCTTCCCCTGCTGCGCGGGATTCGGCTTCGTCCGTCTCTTCGTCTCGCTCCGCCCGGTCTGA
- a CDS encoding metal-dependent hydrolase, giving the protein MPSAFAHAAVGATLATALPTAARPRLFVSTLAVLAAAPDLDVVFHTLGVAYHEPLGHRGFTHSIFFAVFVGATSVPIWRRWGAKRSALAGVLTGAAVLSHGLLDLFTDAGLGIGLLLPFDETRFFAPFRPIMTSPLSVSAFFQGRGLTILANEAFWIGPPTLVLALLARAVRDDWRRAPTVHDGRDALGGTRGPARGRRRGSSGTIDRPSRGRDRSTGESTHGVDRWPR; this is encoded by the coding sequence GTGCCGAGCGCCTTCGCCCATGCTGCCGTCGGCGCGACCCTGGCGACGGCCCTGCCCACTGCGGCGCGCCCCCGCCTGTTCGTGTCGACGCTCGCCGTGCTCGCGGCCGCACCGGATCTCGACGTGGTCTTCCACACGCTGGGCGTGGCCTATCACGAGCCCCTCGGCCACCGCGGCTTCACCCACTCGATCTTCTTCGCAGTCTTCGTCGGGGCCACTTCGGTGCCGATCTGGCGGCGATGGGGCGCGAAACGATCCGCCCTCGCCGGAGTCCTGACGGGCGCCGCCGTCCTCTCCCACGGACTCCTCGATCTGTTCACCGACGCAGGCCTCGGAATCGGCCTCCTGCTTCCCTTCGACGAAACACGCTTCTTCGCGCCGTTCCGACCGATCATGACCTCGCCGCTCTCGGTCTCGGCATTCTTCCAGGGACGCGGCCTCACGATCCTCGCGAACGAGGCGTTCTGGATCGGCCCACCCACCCTCGTCCTCGCGCTCCTCGCCAGGGCGGTGCGAGACGACTGGAGAAGGGCACCGACCGTTCATGACGGCCGCGACGCCCTCGGCGGCACACGCGGCCCGGCCCGCGGTCGTCGTCGAGGCTCCTCCGGAACGATTGACAGGCCGTCGCGAGGGCGAGATCGTTCGACTGGCGAATCGACGCACGGAGTCGACCGATGGCCGCGATGA
- a CDS encoding Crp/Fnr family transcriptional regulator, producing MADKLLIHKDFLRTLPEAITTALEARAVRRRFADGDVIFRRGDPGHGLFGVAAGRVQVLGHGADGREFVLTVLGPGEWFGELSLFDGLPRTHDNVAIGETELFSVDSREVEALLRAHPEFWPPFAELMSHRVRMLFGLLEDAVLLDLPTRLAKRLLELAGDHGEPAEDGGTLIDVHLPQEDLAAMVGATREAVGRHLKRFEREGWIEVAYGRITLRDREGLSSMLDSND from the coding sequence ATGGCCGACAAGCTCCTGATTCACAAGGACTTTCTACGCACGCTCCCCGAGGCGATCACGACCGCGCTCGAGGCCCGGGCCGTTCGCCGGCGCTTCGCGGACGGGGACGTGATCTTCCGCCGCGGCGATCCGGGACACGGGCTCTTCGGCGTCGCCGCAGGCCGCGTCCAGGTCCTCGGCCACGGCGCGGACGGCCGCGAGTTCGTGCTCACGGTTCTCGGCCCTGGAGAATGGTTCGGGGAGCTCTCCCTCTTCGACGGCCTGCCTCGTACGCACGACAACGTCGCGATCGGAGAGACCGAGCTCTTCTCCGTCGACTCCCGCGAAGTCGAGGCGCTGCTGCGCGCGCATCCGGAGTTCTGGCCGCCCTTCGCCGAGCTGATGAGCCACCGCGTACGGATGCTCTTCGGGCTCCTCGAAGACGCGGTCCTGCTCGATCTGCCGACACGCCTCGCCAAGCGGCTCCTCGAGCTGGCGGGCGATCACGGGGAACCCGCAGAGGACGGCGGGACTCTGATCGACGTGCATCTGCCGCAGGAAGATCTCGCGGCGATGGTCGGGGCGACCCGCGAGGCCGTCGGTCGCCACCTGAAGCGCTTCGAGCGCGAGGGCTGGATCGAGGTCGCCTACGGTCGGATCACGCTGCGCGACCGCGAGGGACTCTCGTCGATGCTCGACTCGAACGACTAG
- a CDS encoding class II aldolase/adducin family protein produces the protein MSAAENLTEPRIDCSPEEWAVRVDLAAAYRLVALHGWDDLIFTHLSARVPGTDHFLINPYGLLFEEIQASSLVKIDVEGNKIDDSPYPVNPAGFTIHSAVHMSREDAHCVVHLHTVQGQGVSAQPQGLLPITQTALQIHADVAYHDFEGIAEDLDERERIVRDLGDKNALILRNHGTLTVGETVADAWLRMYMLERACEAQIAAQAGGTPLEAPAEAAEKTAAIVKLGLPTIGRELAWPALLRRVDRENPGYEA, from the coding sequence ATGTCCGCCGCCGAAAACCTGACCGAGCCCCGAATCGACTGCTCGCCCGAGGAGTGGGCCGTCCGCGTCGACCTGGCCGCCGCCTATCGGCTGGTGGCCCTGCACGGCTGGGATGATCTGATCTTCACCCACCTGTCCGCGCGCGTGCCCGGGACGGACCACTTCCTGATCAATCCCTACGGCCTTCTCTTCGAGGAGATCCAGGCTTCGAGTCTCGTGAAGATCGACGTCGAGGGAAACAAGATCGACGACTCACCGTATCCGGTGAACCCGGCCGGCTTCACGATCCACAGCGCCGTCCACATGTCGCGCGAGGACGCCCACTGCGTCGTCCATCTCCATACGGTCCAGGGTCAGGGCGTCTCGGCCCAGCCGCAGGGCCTTCTTCCGATCACCCAGACCGCGCTCCAGATCCACGCCGACGTCGCCTATCACGACTTCGAGGGGATCGCCGAGGATCTCGACGAGCGTGAGCGGATCGTTCGGGACCTGGGTGACAAGAACGCGCTGATCCTCCGCAATCACGGCACGTTGACCGTCGGCGAGACCGTCGCCGACGCCTGGCTTCGCATGTACATGCTCGAGCGCGCCTGCGAGGCCCAGATCGCGGCGCAGGCCGGGGGGACGCCGCTCGAGGCGCCGGCGGAGGCGGCGGAGAAGACCGCGGCGATCGTGAAGCTCGGACTGCCGACGATCGGGCGGGAGCTCGCCTGGCCGGCGCTGCTGCGACGCGTGGATCGGGAGAACCCGGGCTACGAGGCCTGA
- a CDS encoding GFA family protein, with amino-acid sequence MHLEGSCHCGAIRFHLESPHPYPFNVCYCGICRKTTGGGGFAINLGGEFETLAVEGEEHVRVYQAMIQSEGENAPSQSPARRHFCGECGTHLWLWDPRWPKLIHPLASAIDTPLPIPPERTHLMIDSKAPWVEVHADPQDRQHGGYPEESIAAWHERLGLAR; translated from the coding sequence ATGCATCTCGAAGGTTCCTGCCACTGCGGGGCCATCCGCTTCCACCTCGAATCGCCCCACCCCTACCCGTTCAACGTCTGCTACTGCGGCATCTGCCGGAAGACGACGGGCGGCGGGGGCTTCGCCATCAATCTGGGCGGCGAGTTCGAGACCCTCGCTGTGGAAGGCGAGGAGCACGTCCGGGTCTACCAGGCGATGATTCAGAGCGAGGGCGAGAATGCGCCTTCGCAGAGTCCCGCGCGACGCCACTTCTGTGGCGAGTGCGGGACGCATCTCTGGCTCTGGGACCCCCGCTGGCCGAAGCTCATCCATCCCCTGGCGAGCGCGATCGACACCCCGCTTCCGATTCCGCCCGAACGCACCCACCTCATGATCGACTCGAAGGCACCCTGGGTCGAGGTGCACGCCGACCCGCAGGACCGGCAGCATGGCGGCTATCCGGAGGAGTCGATCGCAGCGTGGCACGAACGACTGGGGCTCGCGCGATGA